A genomic segment from Nematostella vectensis chromosome 6, jaNemVect1.1, whole genome shotgun sequence encodes:
- the LOC5520913 gene encoding phosphatidylserine synthase 2: MAKLKEIATCSCVCNSCCCRASKVSGGERESAKALRANGTSHVDSRPFSIACEWDRNKTQQFTDDGTNTYFWQAHTITVLIGLICVLIYVALFEQSQYSSQYNTKRGLFACFMVFLLFGVTQIRDGPFKRPHPAFWRLMLCLSVLYELALIFILFQSVDDARQLLKYIDKSLGEPLPEVSYGEDCAFYTPGHPDGPFHNFLQKFDIFVFAHLCGWWAKALMIRDYWLCIVISVLFEVLEYTLEHQLPNFCECWWDHWIMDVLVCNAIGTYLGMKTCDYLSIKPFHWRGLWNIPSYSGKLKRVAQQFTPYSWTAYDWGATKTLKRWLAVCGITAVYLTAELTLFYLKFILWIPPPHFLNWMRVILFLFIGSVALNETYEYMFDENVKRFGQQAWVVAAIIATEVLICLKFDPQTIFTPFPPHITAFWAIGLISMLVWTVWNFWSDILSGFYLSSPKHAKKTYNAKMQYQNGKQE, encoded by the exons ATGGCGAAGTTGAAAGAAATCGCGACGTGTTCTTGTGTATGTAATTCGTGTTGTTGTCGAGCTTCTAAAGTCAGTGGAGGTGAGCGGGAATCGGCAAAGGCACTTCGGGCCAATGGAACATCGCACGTTGATAGTCGCCCTTTCAGTATTGCCTGTGAATGGGATCGGAATAAAACTCAACAGTTCACTGATGATGGTACCAATACGTATTTCTG GCAAGCTCATACGATCACAGTTCTGATAGGCCTGATTTGTGTCCTCATCTATGTTGCATTGTTTGAACAATCCCAGTACAGCAGTCAGTATAACACCAAGAG AGGGCTGTTTGCCTGTTTTATGGTGTTTTTACTGTTTGGTGTCACTCAAATTCGCGATGGTCCCTTCAAGCGACCACACCCAG CATTTTGGCGGTTGATGCTTTGCCTCAGTGTGCTCTATGAACTGGCATTGATATTTATTCTTTTCCAG TCTGTTGATGATGCACGCCAGCTGCTGAAATATATTGATAAGAGCCTTGGAGAACCATTACCTGAAGTCTCTTATGGGGAGGACTGCGCATTCTACACTCCGGGACATCCTGATGGACCATTCCACAATTTCTTG CAAAAGTTTGACATCTTTGTCTTCGCACACTTATGTGGCTGGTGGGCAAAG GCATTGATGATTAGGGATTACTGGCTGTGCATTGTTATCAGTGTGCTGTTTGAAGTCTTGGAATACACTCTAGAACACCAACTTCCAAACTTTTGTGAATGCTGGTGGGATCAT TGGATAATGGACGTCCTCGTTTGTAATGCTATTGGCACATACTTAGGAATGAAAACATGCGATTATCTGTCTATAAAG CCTTTTCATTGGCGAGGACTCTGGAATATTCCTAGTTATAG TGGCAAATTAAAGCGAGTAGCACAACAGTTCACACCATATTCATGGACAGCTTATGACTGGGGAGCAACAAAAACACTGAAGCGTTGGCTGGCCGTGTGCGGTATTACCGCTGTT TATCTGACGGCTGAGCTGACCCTGTTCTATCTGAAATTCATCTTGTGGATCCCTCCGCCTCACTTCCTGAATTGGATGCGAGTGATACTTTTCTTATTCATCGGCAGCGTAGCACTGAACGAGACATACGAGTACATGTTTGACGA GAATGTGAAGCGATTTGGTCAACAGGCGTGGGTAGTGGCGGCCATAATCGCCACCGAGGTTCTTATCTGCCTTAAATTCGACCCTCAGACCATCTTCACGCCTTTCCCTCCTCATATCACCGCTTTCTGGGCGATTGGCTTGATCAGTATGCTGGTTTGGACTGTTTGGAACTTCTGGTCTGATATTCTGAGTGGGTTTTACTTGAGTTCACCCAAGCATGCGAAGAAAACGTATAATGCGAAGATGCAATATCAAAATGGAAAACAAGAATAA